A window of Candidatus Cloacimonadota bacterium contains these coding sequences:
- the pgk gene encoding phosphoglycerate kinase — protein sequence MTHVPCFLDADLHGKTVLVRMDHNVVKKGRIKDPMRIEATIPTLLHIFKQGGRPILMTHVGRPYDKATGAITISEDEAVGPIVKYLEEKLQLRGLVPDCPAEGDKGITDLGPIGAAVAAMKEGRADFVYLPNTRWFHGEESKNEDSDALAAKLASFADLYINDAFGSWQPHASTYNVTKYLPSYAGLLMLKEIANLQKVFEPSQPLVSVVAGSKFDTKIGPLSSLIRISDKLVLGGVLYNAYLAVKYQLGIKGLDPADLALAEKFLQEAGPFQDRIVELPCIIESDSFESAESWRVRKIADLKPGTQLNYVLDIAPESFAEEAVREVFAGASTIFVNAVMGYTTLFTEGTKAMYSLIDKNAGAQKLFGGGDTIQDFRDLLPGIFAKAVNDPQYYFFTGGGAILDAIVSGSPYGMKPVQALIKTS from the coding sequence ATGACACACGTTCCCTGTTTTCTGGATGCGGACCTCCACGGCAAAACCGTGCTGGTGCGCATGGACCACAACGTTGTGAAAAAAGGCAGGATCAAAGACCCGATGCGGATCGAAGCCACGATCCCCACCCTGCTGCACATTTTCAAGCAAGGCGGCCGGCCCATCCTGATGACCCACGTGGGCAGGCCTTACGACAAGGCCACCGGCGCCATCACCATTTCCGAAGATGAAGCTGTGGGCCCCATCGTGAAGTATCTGGAGGAAAAACTCCAGCTGCGCGGCTTGGTTCCGGATTGCCCGGCGGAAGGCGACAAAGGGATCACGGACCTTGGCCCCATCGGCGCTGCGGTGGCGGCAATGAAAGAGGGCCGGGCGGATTTTGTGTATCTGCCCAACACCCGCTGGTTCCACGGCGAAGAGAGCAAAAACGAGGATTCCGATGCCTTGGCCGCCAAACTGGCCTCCTTCGCGGACCTCTACATCAACGACGCCTTCGGTTCCTGGCAGCCGCACGCCTCCACTTACAACGTCACCAAGTATCTGCCCTCCTATGCCGGACTGCTGATGCTGAAAGAGATCGCCAACCTCCAGAAGGTCTTTGAGCCCAGCCAGCCGCTGGTTTCCGTGGTGGCCGGCTCCAAATTCGACACCAAGATCGGGCCCCTTTCCTCCCTCATCAGGATCAGCGACAAACTGGTGCTGGGCGGGGTGCTTTACAACGCCTATCTGGCCGTGAAATACCAGCTCGGGATCAAGGGTTTGGACCCTGCCGACCTGGCCCTGGCCGAGAAATTCCTGCAGGAGGCCGGACCCTTTCAGGACCGCATTGTGGAACTGCCCTGCATAATCGAATCCGACAGCTTTGAAAGCGCGGAAAGCTGGAGAGTGCGCAAAATAGCCGATCTCAAGCCTGGCACCCAGCTCAATTATGTGCTGGACATCGCGCCGGAATCCTTTGCCGAAGAGGCCGTGCGGGAGGTTTTTGCCGGTGCCTCCACCATCTTCGTGAACGCCGTGATGGGCTACACAACCCTCTTCACCGAAGGCACCAAAGCCATGTACAGCCTCATCGACAAGAACGCCGGAGCGCAAAAACTCTTCGGCGGCGGCGACACCATCCAGGATTTTCGCGATCTGCTGCCCGGCATCTTTGCCAAAGCGGTGAATGATCCCCAGTATTACTTCTTCACCGGCGGCGGGGCCATTCTCGACGCCATCGTGAGCGGCTCGCCCTATGGCATGAAGCCGGTCCAGGCCCTCATCAAAACATCCTGA
- a CDS encoding thermonuclease family protein yields the protein MGIMRYRLNKKTLLSLALVLAAFLIIRFLSVQEIRGQVVSIQDGDTITVLQGGSTYRVRLQGVDCPEKGQAFGNVAKQFTSDLVYRKTVKVKYEERDQYKRYLGTVYLGDVNLNKSLVQAGLAWHYKQYSKDPVLAALEVKARLDKKGLWSDPKPIPPWDYRRQPREKT from the coding sequence ATGGGCATCATGAGATACAGGTTGAACAAAAAAACCCTGCTAAGCCTGGCGCTGGTCCTGGCGGCTTTTCTGATCATCCGCTTCCTCTCAGTGCAAGAGATCCGGGGCCAAGTGGTTTCCATCCAGGACGGCGACACCATCACCGTTTTGCAGGGCGGCTCCACCTACAGGGTCCGTCTGCAGGGAGTGGACTGCCCGGAAAAGGGCCAGGCCTTCGGCAACGTGGCCAAACAATTCACCTCCGACCTTGTGTATAGAAAAACGGTAAAGGTGAAATACGAGGAACGTGACCAGTACAAAAGGTATCTGGGCACGGTTTACCTGGGCGATGTGAATCTGAACAAGTCGCTGGTGCAGGCAGGCCTGGCCTGGCATTACAAGCAGTACAGCAAGGACCCGGTTCTGGCCGCCTTGGAGGTGAAGGCCAGGCTGGATAAAAAAGGCCTCTGGTCCGATCCCAAGCCCATCCCGCCCTGGGATTACCGCCGCCAGCCAAGAGAAAAAACTTGA
- a CDS encoding methylmalonyl-CoA mutase subunit beta → MDLHELDLRKEFPPPSLEEWKQAVVDSLKGADFDKVMHTKTYEGITLKPIYTREDVAGLNFTDALPGEAPYQRGNASQYSGLAGWKVAQAKANPDLSALNREILDELSRGLSAVNLALKHDDFPGGIALRNATDLATALQGVDLKAAPLMAQLDMDDPDLFGWLEEFCRQTKQNLSELDGCLGFDPTGEFARKGFLNLPLEEVWNRVGAEVSRRAEKAPQLRCLSIDATVYAASGASSTQELAFALSTAIGYIQGLQSGGWEIDKIAPLFQVKLALGSNFFMEIAKIRAFRMLWSEMIKAFGGNEDSRRVWIHGKTSTFNKSAYDLYVNLLRTGTEGFSGVVAGVDSMEIDRFNAVLDAQATEFSQRIARNQQLILAEEAHLSKVADPAGGCYYIESLTAELANQAWKIMQELEAGGGMVRSLKAGTVHAMIDAMAKTRIDAVHKRRDVFVGVNMYANPDDAVPAFAPTPLDDSKAAVRLDRGALPQRRAVGAMEQFRARMAVAGKKVFLLTMGSLAEYKARADFAAGFLQVGGFQVATGTGYTEVSAAVAAARDYEAVCICGTDDSYPELVPALCAQLPNKIKLLAGYPADQVEAHKQSGIDVFIHLRANLLDTFEDLAARLGVKQ, encoded by the coding sequence GTGGATTTGCATGAACTGGACCTCCGCAAGGAGTTTCCCCCGCCCAGCTTGGAAGAGTGGAAACAGGCCGTGGTGGACAGCCTCAAAGGCGCTGATTTCGACAAAGTGATGCACACCAAAACTTACGAAGGCATCACCCTGAAACCCATTTATACCAGGGAAGATGTGGCCGGCCTGAACTTCACGGACGCCCTGCCCGGCGAAGCCCCCTACCAGCGTGGAAACGCTTCCCAGTACTCAGGCCTCGCGGGCTGGAAAGTGGCCCAGGCGAAGGCCAATCCGGACCTGAGTGCCCTGAACCGGGAAATTCTGGACGAACTTTCCCGGGGACTGAGTGCAGTGAATCTGGCTCTCAAGCATGACGATTTCCCCGGCGGGATCGCGCTCCGCAACGCGACTGACCTGGCCACCGCCCTGCAAGGGGTGGACCTGAAAGCGGCGCCGCTGATGGCGCAGCTGGACATGGACGATCCGGATCTGTTCGGCTGGCTGGAAGAATTTTGCCGGCAGACCAAGCAAAACCTGAGCGAACTTGACGGCTGCCTCGGCTTTGACCCCACGGGTGAATTCGCCCGCAAGGGATTTCTGAACCTGCCTCTGGAAGAGGTTTGGAACCGGGTGGGCGCCGAGGTGTCGCGCCGGGCGGAAAAAGCTCCCCAGTTGCGCTGCCTCTCCATTGACGCCACCGTTTACGCCGCCAGCGGGGCCTCTTCCACTCAGGAACTGGCTTTCGCGCTGTCCACCGCGATCGGTTACATCCAGGGCCTGCAGTCCGGCGGCTGGGAGATCGACAAGATCGCCCCGCTGTTTCAGGTGAAGCTTGCCCTCGGCTCGAATTTCTTCATGGAAATTGCCAAGATCAGGGCCTTCCGGATGCTGTGGAGCGAGATGATCAAGGCGTTTGGCGGCAATGAAGATTCCCGCCGCGTCTGGATCCACGGCAAAACTTCCACCTTCAATAAGAGCGCTTACGACCTCTATGTGAACTTGCTGCGCACCGGCACGGAAGGTTTTTCTGGTGTCGTGGCCGGGGTGGACAGCATGGAGATCGACCGTTTTAACGCCGTGCTGGACGCCCAGGCGACTGAGTTTTCCCAACGGATCGCCCGCAACCAGCAGCTGATCCTGGCCGAGGAAGCCCATCTGAGCAAGGTGGCCGATCCCGCCGGAGGCTGCTATTACATCGAAAGCCTCACCGCGGAACTGGCCAACCAGGCCTGGAAGATCATGCAGGAGCTGGAAGCCGGGGGCGGCATGGTCCGAAGCCTGAAAGCCGGGACCGTCCACGCCATGATCGATGCGATGGCCAAAACCCGGATCGACGCCGTGCACAAGAGACGCGACGTTTTTGTGGGCGTGAACATGTATGCCAACCCCGATGACGCCGTGCCGGCCTTCGCGCCAACTCCATTGGATGACAGCAAAGCCGCCGTGCGCCTCGACCGCGGCGCCCTGCCCCAACGCCGCGCGGTGGGGGCCATGGAGCAATTCCGCGCCCGGATGGCGGTTGCTGGCAAAAAGGTCTTTCTGCTCACCATGGGCAGCCTGGCCGAATACAAAGCCCGGGCCGATTTTGCCGCCGGCTTTCTCCAAGTGGGTGGATTCCAGGTGGCCACGGGAACCGGCTACACCGAAGTTTCAGCCGCTGTGGCGGCCGCCCGGGACTACGAGGCGGTTTGCATCTGCGGCACGGATGACAGTTATCCCGAGCTGGTGCCCGCGCTCTGCGCCCAGCTGCCTAACAAGATCAAGCTCCTGGCCGGCTATCCCGCCGACCAGGTGGAAGCTCACAAACAAAGCGGCATCGACGTCTTCATCCATCTGCGGGCCAATCTGCTGGACACATTTGAA
- a CDS encoding glutamate mutase L gives MRLNQDHIVITDIGSTTTKALLLDNRQEIPVLMGIAHAETTVEAPHSDVRYGIKNAVWELQERCGIQLLKPVQAENELAWADNLAYFSTSSAGGGLQILVIGLTLFDSASSGKRCAYGAGGVILDTFALDDKRQAAQQMLAMRNLHPDMILLCGGTDGGAVSGVLRMAEILRIADPAPKFDQHGKIPALYAGNQDAAPIVKKLISQAFDLHILPNLRPSLEVENLQPTQDMIQKLFMENVMEQAPGYAEVKPAVTAPIMPTPLGVQRALALLAGDQNIFAFDIGGATTDVFSYINGHFQRTVSANLGMSYSAWNVLREAGLDRVKRWLPEDLSEREIRDYIANKCLHPTSNPSTTAEFRIEHALAREALALALEQHRQMHYNGEKIGYLDKLKRDDLEKFELQFEYQREDSKHSFRESDIDVLIGAGGIFAHAQNHSQCALILADAVRPKGITELWIDRDFISPHLGVLSSSDPAMAKTLLARACIEKLAVHISPVFNSRENKALMTVEVASGHGSQVHEIKAGSLLYLPAGPKTLKIAPTKRCKLDSKEDLNHFATELPVLIDTRLDPAQRVGEAEKQMGIYPEAPDAFGIKEPPRQQYQLVEGEWLRRVELPYAGDINFQEGDTVSPDDVVAVNRFNPPRLYIISGLANLKDLTPELVQASLRVRPGDKVEADEVYAVLPEGFKILSFSRGDRKLLSPVRGRIEYIDANTGMIVASEIQDYSGKPITVNYAEKLLLSPKKAARYLTKARGDFVYQGDMLGRRLEKTSDGAPPVLIKAPGTGTITDIDTGTGTLTITYLHQPLEFLSHVNGVVRNVLPGQGLELVCRGKKLEGQIAFGKDCHGEFQVYSAPEDIRDVQGRILALTFPPDRHMLKTLADKGARGVVCHMMDATELTAWLDFEPGVINTGNEDLPLAVLILRGFGSQPLPPDLHQVLSPQKFAWLNPHTRIRAGVVRPFLCF, from the coding sequence ATGCGCCTGAACCAAGACCACATAGTCATCACCGACATCGGCAGCACCACCACCAAGGCCCTGCTGCTGGACAACCGGCAGGAAATCCCCGTCCTGATGGGTATCGCTCACGCGGAAACCACTGTGGAAGCGCCTCACAGCGACGTCCGCTACGGGATCAAGAACGCGGTGTGGGAACTTCAGGAACGCTGCGGCATCCAGCTTTTAAAACCGGTCCAAGCGGAGAATGAACTGGCTTGGGCGGATAACCTGGCCTATTTCAGCACCAGCAGCGCCGGCGGCGGTTTGCAGATCCTGGTGATCGGCCTCACCCTCTTCGATTCCGCCAGCAGCGGCAAACGCTGTGCCTACGGTGCAGGCGGCGTGATCCTGGACACTTTCGCGCTGGATGACAAACGCCAGGCAGCCCAGCAGATGCTGGCCATGCGCAATCTGCATCCAGACATGATCCTCCTCTGCGGCGGCACCGACGGTGGCGCGGTTTCCGGGGTTCTGCGCATGGCTGAGATCCTCCGCATTGCCGATCCCGCCCCCAAATTTGACCAGCATGGCAAGATCCCCGCGCTCTATGCCGGAAACCAGGACGCCGCGCCGATCGTGAAGAAGCTGATCTCCCAAGCTTTCGACCTCCACATCCTGCCCAATCTGCGGCCCAGCCTGGAAGTGGAGAATCTGCAACCCACCCAGGACATGATCCAGAAGCTCTTCATGGAAAACGTGATGGAGCAGGCCCCCGGCTACGCGGAAGTGAAACCAGCCGTAACGGCGCCCATCATGCCCACACCGCTGGGTGTGCAGAGAGCCCTGGCCCTGCTGGCTGGGGATCAGAACATTTTCGCCTTCGACATCGGTGGCGCCACCACCGACGTTTTCAGCTACATCAACGGCCATTTCCAGCGTACTGTGAGCGCCAATCTGGGCATGAGTTACAGCGCCTGGAACGTCCTGCGCGAAGCCGGCCTGGACAGGGTGAAACGCTGGCTGCCGGAGGATCTGAGCGAACGCGAAATTCGCGATTACATCGCCAACAAATGCCTCCACCCCACTTCCAATCCCAGCACCACGGCGGAATTCCGGATCGAGCATGCCCTCGCCCGCGAAGCGCTGGCCCTGGCCCTAGAACAGCATCGCCAGATGCATTACAACGGCGAAAAGATCGGCTATCTGGACAAACTTAAACGCGATGACCTGGAGAAATTCGAGCTCCAGTTCGAGTATCAGCGCGAAGACAGCAAACACAGCTTCCGCGAAAGCGACATCGACGTACTGATAGGTGCCGGGGGCATCTTCGCCCACGCCCAGAACCACAGCCAGTGCGCGCTGATCCTGGCCGACGCCGTGCGGCCCAAGGGCATCACGGAACTCTGGATCGACCGCGATTTCATCAGCCCCCACCTCGGAGTGCTCAGTTCCTCTGATCCCGCCATGGCCAAAACCCTGCTCGCCCGCGCCTGTATCGAGAAACTGGCGGTACACATCTCCCCCGTCTTCAATTCCCGCGAAAACAAGGCCCTGATGACGGTGGAAGTGGCTTCGGGCCACGGAAGCCAGGTCCACGAGATCAAAGCCGGCAGCTTACTCTATCTGCCCGCCGGCCCCAAAACTTTGAAGATCGCCCCCACCAAACGCTGCAAGCTGGACAGCAAAGAGGATCTGAACCATTTTGCCACCGAACTTCCCGTGCTGATCGACACCCGGCTGGATCCCGCCCAGCGCGTGGGCGAGGCGGAAAAGCAGATGGGCATCTATCCGGAAGCGCCCGATGCCTTTGGGATCAAGGAACCTCCCCGGCAGCAGTATCAGCTGGTCGAGGGGGAATGGCTGCGGCGGGTGGAACTGCCTTACGCGGGCGACATCAATTTCCAGGAGGGAGATACCGTTAGCCCGGACGACGTGGTGGCTGTCAACCGCTTCAACCCGCCCCGGCTTTATATCATCTCCGGATTGGCCAATTTGAAAGATCTGACTCCGGAACTGGTCCAGGCATCCCTGAGGGTGCGGCCGGGCGACAAGGTCGAAGCGGACGAGGTTTACGCCGTGCTGCCTGAAGGCTTCAAGATCCTCTCCTTCAGCCGGGGCGATAGGAAACTGCTGTCCCCGGTGCGCGGCAGGATCGAATACATCGATGCCAACACGGGCATGATCGTGGCTTCAGAGATCCAGGACTACTCCGGCAAACCTATCACGGTGAATTACGCTGAAAAGCTGCTGCTCAGCCCCAAAAAGGCCGCCCGCTACCTCACCAAAGCCAGGGGTGACTTCGTTTACCAGGGCGACATGCTCGGCCGCAGGCTGGAAAAAACCTCCGACGGCGCTCCACCTGTGCTGATAAAAGCTCCCGGCACGGGCACCATCACTGACATCGATACCGGGACAGGTACTCTCACCATCACCTATCTCCACCAACCCCTGGAGTTTCTGTCCCACGTAAACGGAGTGGTGCGGAATGTGTTGCCGGGCCAGGGACTGGAACTGGTTTGCCGGGGAAAGAAGCTGGAGGGTCAGATCGCCTTTGGCAAGGACTGCCACGGCGAATTCCAGGTTTACTCGGCGCCCGAAGATATCAGGGACGTGCAGGGCAGGATCCTGGCCCTGACCTTCCCACCAGACCGCCACATGCTCAAAACCCTGGCCGACAAAGGCGCCCGGGGCGTTGTTTGCCACATGATGGATGCCACCGAACTCACCGCCTGGCTGGATTTCGAACCCGGCGTGATCAACACAGGCAACGAGGATTTGCCGCTGGCTGTGCTGATCCTGAGAGGCTTTGGCAGCCAGCCCCTGCCCCCAGACCTGCATCAGGTCCTCTCACCGCAAAAGTTCGCCTGGCTGAATCCCCACACCCGCATCCGGGCTGGGGTGGTGCGGCCCTTCCTCTGTTTCTGA